Proteins co-encoded in one Capsicum annuum cultivar UCD-10X-F1 chromosome 9, UCD10Xv1.1, whole genome shotgun sequence genomic window:
- the LOC107841677 gene encoding agamous-like MADS-box protein AGL29, with product MDKRTGKGRQKIEMKLVEDNETHTTTLSKRKKGLFKKANEYSTLAGADVGVVLITASGKSHSYGSISIEKITDKFLELKQDDRQSDHDDVGKLDVFETFEDLRKEVQALNEKEKERIPDKHRLEQLEVIKLRLDKIKKGKEKVLFYPS from the coding sequence aTGGATAAGAGGACCGGAAAGGGTAGgcaaaaaattgaaatgaaaCTGGTTGAAGATAACGAAACACACACCACTACTTTATCGAAAAGGAAAAAGGGGTTGTTCAAGAAAGCAAATGAGTATTCAACTCTAGCCGGAGCAGATGTAGGTGTTGTGCTTATTACAGCAAGTGGAAAATCACATTCCTATGGCTCCATAAGTATAGAAAAAATAACAGATAAGTTTCTTGAATTGAAACAAGATGATCGCCAAAGTGATCATGATGATGTGGGCAAATTAGACGTGTTTGAGACATTTGAAGATCTTCGCAAAGAAGTACAAGCATTGAACGAGAAAGAAAAAGAACGAATACCAGACAAACACAGGTTGGAGCAGCTGGAGGTAATCAAGCTGCGGTTggacaaaattaaaaaaggaaaagaaaaggtcTTGTTCTATCCAAGTTAA
- the LOC107841678 gene encoding agamous-like MADS-box protein AGL29, which translates to MDKRTGKGRQKIEMKLIEDNEARTVTLSKRKKGLYKKAKEYSTLTGADVGVVLITASGKAHSYGSTSIEKITNKFLELKQDDRQSDHDDMGKSDVFETFEDLRKEVQALNEKEKERILRYKIMHLHSEVPPDKHRLKQLEAIKSWLDKIKKRKERSCSSQTNQV; encoded by the coding sequence aTGGATAAGAGGACCGGAAAGGGTAGgcaaaaaattgaaatgaaaCTGATTGAAGATAACGAAGCACGCACTGTTACTTTATCGAAAAGGAAAAAAGGCTTGTACAAGAAAGCAAAGGAGTATTCAACTCTCACCGGAGCAGATGTAGGTGTTGTGCTTATCACAGCAAGTGGAAAAGCACATTCCTATGGCTCCACAAgtatagaaaaaataacaaataagttTCTTGAATTGAAACAAGACGATCGCCAAAGTGATCATGATGATATGGGCAAATCAGATGTCTTTGAGACATTTGAAGATCTTCGCAAAGAAGTACAAGCATTGAACGAGAAAGAAAAAGAGCGAATACTAAGGTACAAAATCATGCACCTTCACTCAGAAGTACCGCCGGACAAACACAGGTTGAAGCAGCTGGAGGCAATCAAGTCGTGGTtggacaaaattaaaaaaaggaaagaaaggtcATGTTCCAGCCAAACTAATCAAGTTTGA
- the LOC107843045 gene encoding lipid phosphate phosphatase gamma produces the protein MSQHPLKAVTLTHVRYQKGDQLGHFLAWVSLVPVFISLGGFSSHFIFRRELQTMFFALGLLISQFVNEVIKTSVQQARPETCALLEMCDSHGWPSSHSQYMFFFAVYFTLLTYRRLGLICRNQLIVAYLLVWPMAVLTMYSRVYLGYHTVAQVFAGAGLGAVLGWGWFWIVNNVISGLFPVIEESAFGRFFYVKDTSHIPNVLRFEYENARSARKHPSYKRAD, from the coding sequence ATGTCTCAACATCCATTGAAAGCAGTAACACTTACCCATGTTAGATACCAAAAGGGTGATCAATTAGGCCATTTCTTAGCATGGGTGTCTTTAGTTCCTGTATTCATAAGTCTTGGTGGTTTCAGTTCTCACTTCATTTTTCGTAGAGAGCTTCAAACCATGTTCTTTGCTCTTGGGCTATTGATTTCTCAGTTTGTTAATGAAGTCATTAAGACATCAGTACAACAAGCTAGGCCTGAAACTTGTGCACTTCTTGAAATGTGTGATTCACATGGATGGCCTTCTAGTCATTCACAATACATGTTCTTTTTTGCTGTGTATTTTACTTTGTTGACATATAGAAGGTTGGGGTTGATTTGTAGGAATCAGTTGATAGTTGCATATCTTTTGGTTTGGCCTATGGCGGTTTTGACGATGTATTCGAGGGTGTATTTGGGTTATCATACAGTTGCTCAAGTGTTTGCGGGTGCTGGTTTGGGTGCTGTGCTTGGTTGGGGTTGGTTTTGGATTGTTAACAATGTGATTAGTGGTTTGTTTCCTGTTATTGAAGAGAGTgcttttgggaggttcttttaTGTTAAGGATACTTCTCATATTCCTAATGTGTTGAGATTTGAGTATGAGAATGCAAGGTCTGCGAGGAAGCATCCGTCCTATAAGCGTGCTGATTGA
- the LOC107841679 gene encoding agamous-like MADS-box protein AGL29 has translation MDKKTGKGRQKIEMKLIEDNKAHIVTLSKRKKGLYKKAKEYSTLTGADVGVVLITPSGKPHFYSSTSIEKITDKFLELKQDDRQRDHDDVGKSNVFETFEDLRKEVQALNEKEKERILRYKIMHPHSEVPSDKHRLEQLEAIKSQLDKIKNEKKRLCSSQANQV, from the coding sequence aTGGATAAGAAAACTGGGAAGGGTAGgcaaaaaattgaaatgaaaCTGATTGAAGATAACAAAGCACACATCGTTACtttatcaaaaaggaaaaaaggattGTACAAGAAAGCAAAGGAGTATTCAACTCTAACCGGAGCAGATGTAGGTGTTGTGCTTATTACACCAAGTGGAAAACCACATTTCTATAGCTCCACAAGTATAGAAAAAATAACAGATAAATTTCTTGAATTGAAACAAGACGATCGCCAACGCGATCATGATGATGTAGGCAAATCAAATGTCTTTGAGACATTCGAAGATCTTCGCAAAGAAGTACAAGCATtgaatgagaaagaaaaagagcgAATACTAAGGTACAAAATCATGCACCCTCACTCAGAAGTACCGTCAGACAAACACAGGTTAGAGCAGCTGGAGGCAATCAAGTCGCAATTggacaaaattaaaaatgaaaaaaaaaggttatGTTCCAGTCAAGCTAATCAAGTTTGA